In one Nostoc sp. KVJ3 genomic region, the following are encoded:
- a CDS encoding endo-1,4-beta-xylanase — MPYRRKFLKRAGYTTLSALLTMAFLQKDKEKEDRSIYAATANYASANTNPPLRKLAAAKGKLFGTAISGEFLQKEKDYANLIARECSIATPNGELKWNATEPQPGKFTFESADAIADFCQKHNIELHGHTLFWHMGKPDWVPYPPTLKMLERHVTGVMGHYRNSPVLKSWDIANEIIADSENETDNPTYGLRKGVKPELVRDLFKIAASVDNTKKFYLNDFGIEGATWKSDHFLKMVEYLKNNGVKIDGAGIQSHLWFSTAYGFDAKGFNSVLKRLNDLEVKPIITELDIIIDTPLPDSIKKLDQMVADSYKRYLDLCFAAGVDTVISWGLTDRHTWIRHPDWMPRKTYRNNPSLWKFLRPLPFDENLQPKLACNAIAQVFQQAT; from the coding sequence ATGCCTTATCGGAGAAAATTTTTAAAAAGAGCAGGATACACAACTCTTTCTGCCTTATTGACTATGGCCTTTTTACAAAAGGATAAGGAGAAAGAGGATCGCAGCATTTATGCTGCTACGGCAAATTATGCGAGTGCAAATACAAATCCCCCCCTTCGGAAATTAGCCGCCGCCAAGGGAAAGCTTTTTGGCACAGCAATTTCTGGTGAATTTTTGCAAAAAGAGAAGGATTACGCTAATCTAATTGCTCGTGAATGTTCGATTGCAACACCCAATGGTGAATTAAAATGGAATGCCACTGAACCACAGCCAGGAAAATTTACCTTTGAATCAGCAGATGCGATCGCTGATTTCTGCCAAAAGCATAATATAGAATTACATGGGCATACTCTTTTCTGGCACATGGGAAAACCAGACTGGGTTCCTTATCCCCCCACTCTTAAGATGCTCGAACGGCACGTTACAGGAGTCATGGGGCATTATCGCAATAGCCCCGTTTTAAAGTCTTGGGATATTGCCAATGAAATTATCGCTGATAGTGAAAATGAAACTGATAACCCTACCTACGGTTTGCGTAAAGGCGTAAAACCAGAATTGGTTCGAGACTTGTTTAAAATTGCCGCCTCAGTTGATAACACCAAGAAATTTTACCTCAACGATTTCGGCATCGAAGGCGCTACATGGAAATCAGACCATTTCTTAAAAATGGTCGAATACCTGAAGAATAATGGCGTTAAAATTGATGGGGCAGGTATCCAGTCGCATCTATGGTTTTCTACTGCATACGGATTTGATGCAAAAGGATTTAATTCTGTCTTAAAACGGCTTAACGATCTTGAAGTTAAACCAATAATCACAGAATTAGATATTATCATTGATACCCCACTCCCCGATAGTATCAAAAAGCTAGACCAGATGGTAGCCGATAGTTACAAGCGATATCTTGATCTATGCTTTGCGGCTGGAGTTGATACTGTGATTTCATGGGGGCTTACAGACCGTCATACGTGGATACGTCATCCCGACTGGATGCCAAGAAAAACTTATAGGAACAATCCAAGCCTCTGGAAATTTCTGCGCCCGCTTCCCTTCGATGAAAATCTTCAACCCAAACTTGCTTGCAACGCAATTGCCCAGGTTTTTCAGCAAGCAACTTAA
- a CDS encoding glycosyltransferase family 4 protein, producing MNILLINTSDINGGAARATYRLHQGLRHIGVNSQMLVQEKITNDKTVIAPEIRLFQGIARAKLTFEALPLKFYRKRINGSFSIQWLPDTVISKVAIIAPDIIHLHWIRAGFMQIETIAKLKQPLVWTLHDMGDFTGGCHVAGECDRYKISCGACPQLNSGNEWDLSRWIWWRKVKAWKNINLTLVSPSSWLAECARSSSLFQNFRIEVIPHGLDTQKYRPINQYFARETLYLPQDKKLILFGAIEATSDKNKGFHLLQPALQELSHSGWKDNLEVVIFGASQPEKPPDLGFKTHYLGHLHDDISLATLYSAADVMIVPSLQESFGQTASESLACGTPVVAFNATGLKDIVDHQQNGYLAKPYQVEDLAKGIAWVLEDEERLQKLSFYAREKAEQEFTLELQAHRYSALFQEIIDGSK from the coding sequence ATGAATATCTTACTAATTAATACATCTGATATCAATGGTGGTGCTGCTCGTGCTACTTATCGGTTGCATCAAGGATTAAGACATATTGGTGTTAACTCACAGATGCTTGTGCAAGAGAAAATTACTAATGACAAAACAGTAATTGCACCCGAAATTAGGCTATTTCAAGGAATCGCACGAGCAAAACTAACATTTGAAGCCTTGCCATTAAAGTTTTATCGGAAGCGGATTAATGGCTCATTTTCTATTCAGTGGTTGCCAGATACTGTTATTTCTAAAGTTGCAATAATAGCTCCCGATATTATCCATTTGCATTGGATTAGAGCAGGATTTATGCAGATAGAAACAATTGCCAAGCTGAAGCAACCTTTAGTTTGGACTCTTCATGATATGGGAGACTTTACTGGAGGATGTCATGTTGCTGGGGAGTGCGATCGCTACAAAATATCCTGTGGAGCTTGTCCTCAACTCAACAGTGGTAATGAATGGGATTTATCCCGTTGGATATGGTGGCGCAAAGTAAAAGCTTGGAAAAATATTAATTTAACGCTGGTTTCGCCAAGTTCTTGGTTAGCAGAGTGCGCTCGTTCTAGTTCTCTGTTCCAAAATTTCCGAATCGAAGTGATTCCTCACGGATTGGATACTCAAAAATATCGACCTATCAATCAATATTTTGCCCGCGAAACACTCTATCTTCCCCAGGATAAGAAGCTAATTCTCTTTGGAGCAATAGAGGCAACAAGTGATAAAAATAAAGGGTTTCATCTGTTACAACCAGCCCTACAAGAATTAAGTCATTCTGGCTGGAAGGATAATTTAGAAGTTGTAATTTTTGGAGCATCTCAACCTGAAAAACCACCTGATTTAGGCTTTAAAACTCACTACTTAGGACATTTACATGATGATATATCTTTAGCAACTCTTTACTCAGCAGCTGATGTAATGATTGTACCGTCCCTGCAAGAATCTTTTGGACAGACAGCTTCTGAATCACTCGCTTGTGGTACTCCAGTTGTTGCATTTAATGCAACTGGTTTAAAAGATATTGTTGACCATCAGCAAAATGGCTATTTAGCTAAACCTTATCAAGTTGAGGATTTAGCCAAAGGAATTGCTTGGGTACTTGAAGATGAGGAGAGGCTGCAAAAACTGTCATTTTATGCTCGTGAAAAAGCCGAGCAAGAATTCACTTTGGAACTTCAAGCACATCGTTACTCTGCTTTATTTCAGGAAATCATTGATGGAAGCAAATAA
- a CDS encoding O-antigen ligase family protein — translation MSETKVRLTEKILTVLLLLITVGALTIHPAQEISTSTLGGDKLDTIFNIVSYLILFYFLLIYWKGFLYVITKSPLQFILLTIVVFSLLWSQDLSSSLTYMRGLIRLYFLAIYLAMRYSLREQMRLIAWALGTAAILSMFFSAFIPGYIHQSPELGGMWSGIYGHKNELGYMMAWSAGVFLHLAISGHRYRWLMWAVCGISICLIILSRSTTSLTILLTMILLLPFYKSFQKTNYKLQVIMITSALMILIVSSVLLINNADTVVGTSGKDLTFNGRSDLWELVMSKIWERPWLGYGFSGFWTSNAASNLRATYDWASNAHNGFLELLLELGFLGFLTFVAGFVRFFVMALTRIIYVAKKPEDYWPMQMLIIIVIVNFSEARLLTPSWNWLMYVTTSLSLTLSSQQMPFRKSLS, via the coding sequence ATGTCAGAAACTAAGGTAAGATTAACAGAAAAAATATTAACTGTCTTGCTATTGCTCATTACTGTAGGGGCATTAACAATACACCCTGCACAAGAAATATCTACATCTACCCTTGGAGGCGATAAACTAGATACTATATTTAATATAGTTTCATATTTGATTCTATTTTATTTTCTACTTATATACTGGAAAGGCTTTCTTTATGTAATTACTAAAAGTCCCTTACAGTTTATTTTACTAACAATAGTTGTATTTTCTCTTTTGTGGTCACAAGACCTAAGTTCTAGTCTTACTTATATGAGAGGTCTAATCAGACTATATTTTCTGGCAATCTATTTAGCAATGCGTTATTCCCTGCGGGAACAAATGAGACTCATCGCTTGGGCGCTTGGTACAGCTGCAATATTATCTATGTTCTTTTCTGCATTCATACCAGGTTATATTCACCAATCACCTGAATTAGGAGGTATGTGGAGTGGAATTTATGGTCATAAAAATGAATTAGGATACATGATGGCTTGGAGCGCAGGAGTTTTTTTGCACCTTGCTATTAGTGGTCATAGATATCGCTGGTTGATGTGGGCGGTGTGTGGGATATCTATATGTTTAATTATCCTCTCACGTTCAACAACTTCTCTGACTATTCTATTAACAATGATATTACTTTTACCTTTTTATAAATCTTTTCAAAAAACTAATTATAAATTACAAGTTATTATGATTACTTCAGCTTTAATGATCCTCATTGTTTCTTCAGTATTACTTATTAATAATGCCGACACTGTAGTTGGTACTTCTGGTAAAGACCTTACCTTTAATGGACGCTCCGATCTGTGGGAGCTAGTGATGTCCAAGATTTGGGAAAGACCTTGGCTAGGTTATGGATTCTCTGGATTTTGGACTAGTAATGCTGCATCTAATCTAAGAGCTACTTATGATTGGGCAAGTAATGCTCATAATGGTTTTTTAGAACTATTACTAGAATTAGGATTTTTAGGTTTTTTGACTTTTGTCGCAGGGTTTGTCCGGTTCTTTGTAATGGCATTGACTCGAATTATTTATGTAGCCAAAAAACCAGAAGATTATTGGCCAATGCAAATGCTAATTATCATTGTCATCGTTAATTTCTCAGAAGCAAGACTATTAACTCCCAGTTGGAATTGGTTGATGTATGTCACAACCTCATTATCTTTGACTCTTAGCTCTCAACAAATGCCTTTTAGAAAGTCGTTATCTTAA
- a CDS encoding glycosyltransferase, with product MGKRLLIVSTLDSSQPFGAFTRPFYLGQYLTEHFDVFQLGLDCSSVNYAPSTSIGSRSLKSYIQAIEKCIDEFCPDIIYAQETLPGLAALISLKLKKRSKSSLVLDFHTFSAYEYWMRLFSVANPFKEFVQCIKTYIAQGILIFSGSPIIAAGDSIPKLISQWYGKTPQQIYSIGNGVTEDLLNTELFQDKDPYQAFRPAKIVVLVAPKTFQFPSNDMSVSMSIEIAQYLEIHQQKVHLIVIGRDSSDISGPIPSNISFLGFLPKREDFVAHLQYADIALLPFSKQAVAGGARNKALDYFASKKLVVSTPEGLRGLEEFRHLEHLLVTGYSTEEVANTVLDAVSNIDKYQPLVDTAYNLITEKYSWNARAHNIAEVLMKVSYS from the coding sequence ATGGGTAAACGCTTACTAATTGTCTCAACACTCGATTCTAGTCAACCATTTGGTGCTTTTACTAGACCTTTTTATCTAGGACAGTATCTTACTGAGCATTTTGATGTTTTTCAGCTAGGATTAGATTGTTCATCTGTTAATTATGCACCTTCTACTTCGATTGGTTCAAGAAGCCTGAAGTCATATATCCAAGCTATAGAAAAGTGCATTGATGAGTTTTGTCCAGATATCATTTATGCTCAAGAAACTTTACCTGGATTGGCTGCTTTAATTTCATTAAAGCTTAAAAAACGTAGTAAATCCTCTCTTGTTTTGGATTTTCATACATTTTCAGCATATGAATACTGGATGCGCTTGTTTTCAGTTGCCAATCCTTTCAAAGAGTTTGTACAATGTATTAAGACATATATTGCCCAGGGAATTTTGATATTCTCTGGTAGTCCCATTATTGCAGCAGGTGACTCAATTCCTAAACTAATTTCTCAGTGGTATGGTAAAACTCCACAGCAGATTTATAGTATCGGGAATGGAGTTACTGAAGATTTACTAAATACTGAACTGTTTCAGGATAAAGACCCCTATCAAGCATTTAGACCGGCTAAAATAGTAGTTCTTGTTGCTCCAAAAACATTTCAATTTCCAAGTAATGATATGTCTGTGTCAATGAGTATTGAGATTGCTCAATATCTTGAAATTCATCAGCAGAAAGTACATTTGATTGTCATTGGTAGGGATAGTAGTGATATTTCAGGGCCAATACCTTCTAACATTTCTTTTTTAGGTTTTTTACCTAAAAGAGAAGACTTTGTTGCCCATCTTCAATATGCAGACATTGCTTTATTACCGTTCTCAAAACAGGCAGTAGCAGGTGGCGCTCGCAATAAAGCGTTAGACTATTTTGCGAGTAAAAAGCTAGTTGTCTCAACACCAGAAGGCTTGCGAGGTTTAGAAGAATTCCGCCACTTAGAACATCTTTTAGTGACAGGATACTCTACTGAAGAAGTCGCCAATACAGTGCTGGATGCAGTTTCAAATATTGATAAATATCAACCACTTGTAGATACAGCATATAACTTAATTACAGAAAAATATTCCTGGAATGCAAGAGCGCACAATATTGCGGAAGTCCTCATGAAAGTTAGTTATTCTTAG
- a CDS encoding WecB/TagA/CpsF family glycosyltransferase — protein sequence MNNRFSYKILGVKVDALSIPELNLLIEESIEKNQKWIIANHNLHSLYLFHNDPQMQAFYAKAEYIHIDGMPLLFIGKLLGFPMKREQRVTYADWVWPLMAEAANKGWRVFYLGSKPGVAEQGASILRQRFPGLEIACAHGYIDMDKNSQENLAILAAINAYKPHVLMVGMGMPRQEHWISENLEHLHTNTILTSGACIDYVAGAIPTPPRWMGKVGLEWLYRLFSEPRRLWRRYLLEPWFVATLFLREIWSMPSQQKKNRMLLFLSTRFHKFVA from the coding sequence ATGAACAATCGATTTTCTTATAAAATTCTTGGTGTTAAAGTGGATGCACTCTCTATCCCAGAATTAAATTTATTGATTGAAGAATCTATTGAAAAGAATCAGAAATGGATTATTGCTAATCACAACTTGCATAGTCTTTATCTTTTTCATAACGATCCACAAATGCAAGCTTTTTATGCCAAGGCAGAATATATCCATATTGATGGTATGCCTCTGTTATTTATTGGAAAGCTATTAGGGTTTCCAATGAAACGAGAGCAAAGGGTAACTTATGCTGACTGGGTATGGCCTCTAATGGCAGAAGCAGCTAATAAAGGCTGGCGTGTATTTTATCTAGGTTCAAAGCCAGGAGTTGCTGAACAAGGAGCAAGTATTTTGCGCCAGAGATTTCCTGGTTTAGAGATTGCTTGCGCTCATGGCTACATTGACATGGATAAAAATAGTCAAGAAAATCTCGCTATTTTAGCTGCAATTAATGCCTACAAACCTCATGTATTAATGGTGGGGATGGGTATGCCACGCCAAGAGCATTGGATTTCTGAAAATCTTGAACATCTTCATACCAACACTATTTTGACTAGTGGAGCTTGCATTGACTATGTAGCAGGGGCAATACCTACTCCTCCTCGCTGGATGGGAAAGGTTGGCTTGGAATGGTTGTATCGGTTGTTTTCTGAACCGAGAAGACTTTGGAGACGTTACTTACTTGAGCCTTGGTTTGTAGCCACATTATTTTTAAGAGAAATTTGGAGTATGCCAAGCCAACAAAAAAAAAATAGAATGCTGCTATTTCTCAGTACAAGATTTCACAAGTTTGTCGCGTGA
- a CDS encoding CYTH domain-containing protein codes for MAQEIERKYLVRGDSWRGLAEGSVYRQGYIATQDQATVRIRIVGEKSYLTIKGPSIKYSRLEFEYPIPVEDAQEILETLCERPFIEKIRYQIESGGLIWEIDEFDGVNKGLILAEVELNDENQQIELPTWIGQEVSDDSRYFNSNLVKHPFSQW; via the coding sequence ATGGCGCAAGAAATAGAGCGGAAATATTTAGTCAGAGGAGATAGTTGGAGAGGATTAGCTGAAGGTAGTGTATATCGTCAAGGATATATTGCTACACAAGACCAAGCAACTGTACGTATAAGGATCGTAGGTGAAAAAAGTTATTTGACGATTAAAGGCCCCAGTATCAAATATTCAAGATTAGAGTTTGAGTATCCTATTCCTGTTGAAGATGCTCAAGAAATACTTGAGACATTGTGTGAACGTCCCTTTATAGAGAAAATTAGATATCAAATCGAGTCGGGTGGTTTAATTTGGGAAATAGATGAGTTTGATGGTGTTAATAAAGGGTTAATATTAGCAGAAGTTGAACTCAATGATGAAAATCAACAAATTGAACTACCAACCTGGATTGGACAAGAAGTTTCTGATGACTCCAGGTATTTCAACAGCAATTTAGTAAAACACCCTTTTTCCCAATGGTAA
- a CDS encoding sulfate ABC transporter substrate-binding protein, translating into MKQWQFTIKSRTYLTELVSTCIVKPLQVIRRWCIQLIQSWLYKYSLLGIVPLFLAGISLSILLAACSLRNVDNTHNSSVTYQRDVTLTFVSYSVTSAAYEQIIPEFIEQWKKEHNQNITFNQSYDASRSQTLAAVIEGKEADVVHLSLAADINQLVEAGFIQSGWEKEAPNNAIVTKSVDAIATRPGNPKNIKTWADLAQHGIKIVTANPRTSGAARWNFLNLWGYVTKAGGNENQAIDFISKVYKNAPLLPKTARNASELFFKDGQGDVLLNYEKEMFLSAKDGDKISYVVPDVNISIDNPVAVVDKNVDKHGTRSIAEAFIKFLYTPESQREFAKLGFRPVDLTIAKEVEGTFPKIKTIFKAEDLGGWDKIQAKFFDEGAIFDKIRAKKS; encoded by the coding sequence ATGAAGCAGTGGCAATTTACTATTAAATCTAGGACATATTTAACTGAATTAGTTTCCACTTGCATTGTTAAACCTTTGCAGGTTATAAGACGGTGGTGCATACAACTAATACAAAGTTGGTTGTATAAGTATTCATTATTGGGCATTGTGCCCCTATTTTTGGCTGGAATTAGTTTGAGTATCCTGTTAGCTGCTTGCTCTTTACGTAATGTCGATAATACTCATAATTCTAGTGTAACTTACCAACGTGATGTAACTCTAACCTTTGTTTCCTACTCCGTTACAAGTGCAGCATACGAGCAGATAATTCCCGAATTTATCGAACAGTGGAAGAAAGAACACAACCAAAACATTACTTTTAATCAAAGCTATGATGCGTCACGTTCCCAAACCCTTGCTGCGGTAATTGAGGGTAAAGAAGCCGATGTAGTACATCTATCACTTGCGGCTGACATTAATCAACTTGTTGAAGCAGGTTTCATTCAATCAGGTTGGGAAAAAGAAGCGCCTAATAATGCAATTGTTACTAAATCTGTAGATGCGATCGCTACCCGTCCCGGTAATCCTAAAAATATCAAAACTTGGGCAGATTTGGCGCAACATGGCATAAAAATAGTCACAGCTAATCCTAGAACCTCTGGCGCTGCTCGCTGGAACTTCCTTAATCTCTGGGGTTATGTAACCAAAGCTGGTGGAAATGAAAATCAAGCAATAGACTTTATTTCCAAAGTCTATAAGAATGCACCTTTGTTGCCTAAAACTGCTCGGAATGCTAGCGAACTATTCTTTAAAGATGGCCAGGGTGATGTTCTGCTCAACTATGAAAAAGAGATGTTTTTATCAGCAAAAGATGGCGATAAAATTTCATACGTTGTACCAGATGTCAATATTTCTATCGACAATCCTGTTGCTGTTGTGGATAAAAATGTCGATAAACATGGAACTCGCTCAATTGCCGAAGCATTTATTAAATTTCTCTACACCCCAGAATCGCAACGAGAGTTTGCCAAATTGGGATTTCGTCCCGTTGACTTAACAATTGCCAAAGAAGTAGAAGGCACTTTTCCTAAAATTAAAACTATCTTCAAAGCTGAAGATTTAGGAGGATGGGACAAAATTCAAGCGAAATTCTTCGATGAAGGTGCAATTTTTGACAAAATTAGAGCGAAAAAATCTTAG
- a CDS encoding phytanoyl-CoA dioxygenase family protein, whose translation MSQTFLPNETQHIKNYYEENGYVIVKNVTSENKITDFINRYEAFKISKNYYFRSQDTNRPEKLSINEQGFIERSILNPLDLVFQKDFCQSASNIICSNSVSQLLKTLTDKQKHTVWQTMFFDKSTGTVAHQDHYYLDSDPAGHLVACWYALEDIQEDAGAFFVIPKTHKGTVVSRKTDVPLFSDHEEYAQNIQKLVREQSSQAQPLLLEKGSVLFWHPFLIHGAFQNVNPNHSRKSFTAHFLPEGYSRLGISKIKPTVASINPDITFWKKNLLHHAEASVRYWRYWLQVNLRPKSQRPYLEMRSAKYSELK comes from the coding sequence ATGTCACAAACTTTTTTGCCAAACGAAACTCAACATATTAAAAACTACTATGAAGAAAATGGTTATGTAATTGTTAAAAATGTTACTTCCGAAAATAAAATTACAGATTTCATCAATAGATATGAGGCTTTTAAGATATCGAAAAACTATTACTTCCGGTCTCAGGATACTAATAGACCAGAAAAGCTTTCTATCAATGAACAAGGATTTATAGAGCGTTCTATTCTTAATCCACTAGATCTCGTATTTCAAAAAGATTTTTGTCAATCAGCATCAAATATTATTTGCTCAAATTCTGTCTCTCAGCTATTGAAAACACTTACAGATAAACAAAAACACACTGTATGGCAAACAATGTTCTTTGATAAATCTACTGGCACGGTAGCTCACCAAGATCATTACTATTTAGATAGCGATCCTGCTGGTCACTTAGTTGCATGCTGGTATGCACTTGAAGATATCCAAGAGGATGCAGGTGCTTTTTTTGTAATTCCTAAAACCCACAAGGGGACTGTAGTTTCTAGAAAGACTGATGTTCCTCTGTTTAGCGATCATGAAGAATATGCCCAAAACATTCAAAAATTAGTTAGAGAACAAAGTTCCCAAGCACAGCCATTGCTACTGGAAAAAGGTTCAGTTCTCTTCTGGCATCCTTTTTTAATTCATGGTGCTTTTCAAAATGTCAATCCGAACCATTCCAGAAAATCTTTTACTGCTCACTTTTTACCAGAAGGCTATAGCCGATTAGGAATTTCTAAAATTAAACCCACTGTAGCTTCAATTAATCCAGATATTACGTTTTGGAAAAAAAACTTGCTTCATCATGCAGAAGCTAGTGTTAGATATTGGCGCTACTGGCTACAAGTCAACTTAAGACCAAAGTCTCAGCGTCCTTACTTGGAAATGCGTTCAGCAAAATATTCAGAGCTTAAATAG
- a CDS encoding glycosyltransferase family 2 protein, whose product MKQANIAVVMTCHNRRNTTLACLHTLYEQKNNFDVYLTDDGSSDGTAQAIKAEYPEVRILQGNGNLFWVGGMHLAFGEAIKNQYDYYLWLNDDTFLEANVLSKLLQIHQNLTEQGYPDSIVVGSTKDPMTGKATYGGAVKSKKWYSNKFEFLEPSSVIQQCDAMYGNCVLIPKTVAVKVGNIDTAFVHSLGDLDYALRARKLGCKIWVAPGYVGTCTKNSIRNSWVDTNLSILERLKKVLQIKGFPLKPWTVFCSRHSGPFWIFYWFLPYIRAIIGYKNLAISPTFSEDINQTNSEV is encoded by the coding sequence ATGAAACAAGCCAATATAGCGGTAGTTATGACTTGCCATAACAGGCGTAATACAACTCTCGCCTGTCTACATACTTTATATGAGCAAAAAAATAATTTTGATGTTTATTTAACTGATGATGGTAGTTCTGACGGGACTGCACAGGCTATCAAAGCAGAATATCCAGAGGTACGTATTCTTCAGGGTAATGGTAATTTATTCTGGGTGGGAGGTATGCATCTCGCCTTCGGTGAGGCGATAAAGAATCAGTATGATTATTATCTGTGGTTGAATGATGACACATTTCTGGAAGCTAATGTTCTCAGTAAATTATTACAAATTCATCAAAATTTGACTGAACAAGGTTATCCAGATTCGATTGTAGTTGGTTCAACTAAAGATCCAATGACAGGGAAAGCAACTTATGGAGGAGCAGTAAAATCTAAAAAGTGGTATTCTAACAAATTTGAGTTTTTAGAACCAAGTTCGGTTATCCAACAATGCGATGCTATGTATGGTAACTGTGTGCTAATCCCTAAAACTGTTGCTGTAAAAGTTGGCAATATTGACACAGCTTTTGTTCACAGTTTAGGAGATTTAGATTATGCCCTGAGAGCCCGTAAATTGGGTTGTAAAATATGGGTAGCTCCCGGATATGTTGGTACTTGTACTAAAAATTCTATCCGTAATAGTTGGGTAGATACTAACTTAAGTATATTAGAACGCTTGAAGAAGGTACTGCAAATTAAAGGATTTCCATTAAAACCTTGGACTGTATTCTGTAGCAGACACTCTGGGCCATTTTGGATATTTTATTGGTTTTTACCCTATATCAGAGCCATCATTGGTTATAAGAATTTGGCAATTTCTCCTACATTTTCAGAGGATATTAACCAAACAAACTCAGAAGTTTGA